The genomic stretch AACCCTTGAATAGCTAAGAAGGCTTTCGATCAATACTTGCTGTCTCTTTGCGGCGTCAACCGAGACTCGGATGAATTCTCTCATCTCAGGTTTGATATCTTTCTCAAACTTTCTTTCTAAGAGCTGCAAATAACTCGCGATGGTTCTAAGTGGTTCTTGCAAATCGTGAGACGCGATATAAGCGAATTGCTCCAATTCCTTATTCGTCTTCGCCAGATCTCTCAATGCTTGCTCTAAGGACTCGTTCGCTTCTTTTTTCGCAGTGATGTCGCGGTTCACCATAATGAGTCCGGGAGAAATAAAACTATCAGGAATGATCTTCTTAAAATTACTTTCGATCATGATCTTCTTCCCGGAACTTAAGGTATGGATCAATTCTCTCTTAGAAGCGCCGACTGTTTCCCAGTCTTTCATAGCAGCTTTATAATTTTCATCCGTAATCCAGTCTTCTTTAAACATCACTGAGTAATGTTTACCTATGCAATCGGTCTCTCCGACCCCATAGAGTTGAGCAGCATATTTATTATAATAAGTAATCCTTTGGTCAGCATCCAATGCGATGATAGCATCATTTACCTGAGAGATGACAGACAAATTAAATCGGATCATCGCTTCGTATTCAAGCCGATCCGAAATATCATATACTATTCCTAGAATCTCCTCTACCTTCTTCTTTTTATTCAGCCTAGGATACATTCTAGTTTCTAGATAAAGATCATTGATCTTGCTATGATATAAACTCTCTTCTCCCTGTAGGGTCTTATTAAATGCGTCTAATACTTCCGGACGAGATTCGGCTCTATCATAGATTGATTTACCGGTAATTTCCTTAGGGTCGAGTCCTAGATGTTTCAGCCCCTTCCCCTCTGATAAAAGTATCTGTCCTTCCGGAGAAATAGAAAAGACCACGACAGGAAGATTGCTAATCACTGTCTTAAAATCTATAGTACGTTTTTCTAATGAATTCTGTGCTTCTTTTCTATCGGTGATATCAACAGCGACACCCACTAACCCGCTAATCTCTCCGCTCACTGATCTGGCAGGAGAGATACGTATCGTAAAGAATCTTCCTCCAAACTCTATTTCTGCACTGATCTCTTTTCCTACGAGCACTAGCTCCAGGACTTCCACCTGGCTTAAGGACCTGAGACTTCCATCTGGCTCCGGAATTTCTGCAATCCACGCATAGTCTACAAAGTTAGTCCCCTTCATAGAACTTGGATCTAGACCCAAGGCCTCTAAGGATTTGCCGGAGACGAAATTGATATTCCCTCCTTTGTCCGCAGAAAAGAGAATGATGGGAGAATTCGTGAGGATATAATCTAAGAGAGACTTAGCGTAGATGGAAGGATCAGGATAGCCTAATGTTTTGGAGAGTGATTCCATATAGAATCCCCGCCGGAACCGCGATTCCGGAAGGGACTCTCAATTATGGCGAAAATAGGATATTTTCAAGCATATTTCGATTTTTTCAACATGATTTTCCACATAATCAGAAAATAGTCCCCTAAGTAAGGGATTCTTTAAATGATCTCGATGGTTTCAATCACGACTGGCTGCAGAGGTCTGTCACCTGGGCCAGTTCCAGTTTCGGAGATCGACTGAACTATGTCTTCTCCCTCGGAAACGTGACCAAAAACTGCATGTCGATTGTCCAGGTAGAGGTTATCTCTTACATTGATGAAGAATTGAGAGCCTCCGGTATTCGGACCGGCATTCGCCATTGAAATCGT from Leptospira semungkisensis encodes the following:
- a CDS encoding PAS domain S-box protein, with amino-acid sequence MESLSKTLGYPDPSIYAKSLLDYILTNSPIILFSADKGGNINFVSGKSLEALGLDPSSMKGTNFVDYAWIAEIPEPDGSLRSLSQVEVLELVLVGKEISAEIEFGGRFFTIRISPARSVSGEISGLVGVAVDITDRKEAQNSLEKRTIDFKTVISNLPVVVFSISPEGQILLSEGKGLKHLGLDPKEITGKSIYDRAESRPEVLDAFNKTLQGEESLYHSKINDLYLETRMYPRLNKKKKVEEILGIVYDISDRLEYEAMIRFNLSVISQVNDAIIALDADQRITYYNKYAAQLYGVGETDCIGKHYSVMFKEDWITDENYKAAMKDWETVGASKRELIHTLSSGKKIMIESNFKKIIPDSFISPGLIMVNRDITAKKEANESLEQALRDLAKTNKELEQFAYIASHDLQEPLRTIASYLQLLERKFEKDIKPEMREFIRVSVDAAKRQQVLIESLLSYSRVGSSSLKKSEGNPEGILEEVEKDLGSVIRETNARLVFEGPFPNIFADQEQIRRLFINLISNAIKFRSPKRSPIVQITAKKIPGFWEFCVSDNGIGMDAKYFDRIFIIFQKLHANSEYPGTGIGLSICKKIVENHEGKIWVRSILGNGSEFYFTLPEV